Part of the Musa acuminata AAA Group cultivar baxijiao chromosome BXJ2-7, Cavendish_Baxijiao_AAA, whole genome shotgun sequence genome is shown below.
TGGGATATGATGGCATCTCACTCTACCTTTTGTTTCTCTTTTCCCTTGTAATTGAGTCAGAAGTGAGTTTTCTATTTCTTCTATTATGTTTTGGACGACCATTCCTAGGTTCCATAGAATTTAACTATCATGAAAACTTGGAATATAGATTGCTAGAGCAAGTGGTATGAAAATCTGTGCAAACTATGCAGCAAAAAGGACAAGCTTGAGTTTGGATAGACAATAAAGGGAATGAAATAGGAACTCACCATCATCAATGAGGCCCCTTTTATATCTTTCCATGCAGAGGAGAATATACTTGAAAGTTTCCACCTCACAAGGGATCGTGAGCGCGCCCTGATGATCAAATCCAAACTCCTCCTCAGCcttgtctaggagcagtttaaacaCTGGAAGGCTCAGGTAACTTGTCGGTATGACGAACCTCCGCTGCTCTGGTCCTATGTAGACCGGGCAGTGACCCTTGGGGACATCAGGTGGGGGTTGCGGGCTTTGGCAGCTCTCTTCATCTGAGTCACATTGGGACAACACATTCTTTAGGCGCTTGTCGACAGAAGGGGGAATACCAGATGAACATGGTTGCTCCTCCTTTTTACTGAGGGCAACCGATTGCCATTTATGCAGCATCTCTCTGAGTCTTACTATCTGCCAGATCCCTGTCATCTTCACACTTTCGTCGCTCATGGTGGGAGGACTTAACAAGCAATGGACACACACAGTACCAACAGTGATGAATCAGGCACACCAAGTATCAGTGATCACAAGAATTCATAATTCTTCTGACTGTACAAGACAAAACTTTGGTTAATTATTGGGAAGCAAAATAAATAACACCAAGATGGAGTCCAATGCCTGAATGCTAATAAAATCAAATGGAAAGTTTTAACAAGCACAGATTTGATCAAATTTCACCTGGCACAATGTTTAATTAAGTTTCAGcttctaaaaatattatcatactCAAATCAAAGAAATAAGGCCTTTATGTAGAACCAATGTATTCTTAACCTAATAAAACTTCGTTTTAGACTGGTGATGAATCTCTATCAATTGGTACAATGACGATGCAGATCAAGGAAATATTGAACTGCTTAATCCATGGCTTGATGGGAAGGAG
Proteins encoded:
- the LOC135617610 gene encoding protein SMALL AUXIN UP-REGULATED RNA 12-like, which encodes MSDESVKMTGIWQIVRLREMLHKWQSVALSKKEEQPCSSGIPPSVDKRLKNVLSQCDSDEESCQSPQPPPDVPKGHCPVYIGPEQRRFVIPTSYLSLPVFKLLLDKAEEEFGFDHQGALTIPCEVETFKYILLCMERYKRGLIDDEGNPTGLEE